The DNA sequence AGGTTTAGAAATGTGATGTACCGGAGTAGTACAACACCACTAGGGGGAGAACCGAGTTTTCCCAGTTAGTTTGAGTCCACAGCAGAGATTAAGCAAGAGGACGGGTCTGATGGTCTGGTCCCTGAGACCATAGATGAGGGAGCTAAGACATCTGGGCAGAAGAATAACCAACACATAGGTGACGTTCATCATACGGACAAAAGAGATCCAGCTCATCACTTCATACAGAGCCACAGACACTGGATAgaaaatggaggaggagagaccaAGGATCAGCTGGATCATGTGCAACAGCATTGTACTCTGAGCATTACGGGCAAAACTGTTGTCCTTTGAGGCCGACCTGGCTTTGTTCAAGACCACAATAAAAGTAGAGGTCAGAGTAAAACCTgccacagaaaacagaaaaatgttgtaGACTCTGCGGTACTTAGCAGCGGCTGGAACCgtcaaaacaacaaatgagtCACAAATCCTTGACATCTCCAGACTGTCCAGTTCTTCAAATGGAAACTGACACATCAGCACAACACGGATCAGAACATTGACACAAGAGAAAGCCCACACTAGagcgatggctgctgctgtggatctcatggtgacgatggaggagtgtctgagaggaaaacacacagccacatatCTCTCTATTGACATCACAGCCAGTGTGAGAGGAAAGATGCTGTCTGTTAGCGTCCCATAGAGGACCAGGATACCACACACAGGATATGATAAGAAAACTCTGCTGTTAGCCATGAGGTACATGCTCTGAGTGATCATCATGAAAAGAGAGTCTGCAACAAGAAGGTTAGTCAGAAGAACATAGCGGGACGTCTCCCGAAACACTTGTTTACTCCTCAGGGTGAACAGAATGATGGCATTAATGGTTAGCAGGGCAGCACACGGCACACCGGTGAAAACAGAGACCATGATTCGCTCGAGCTCTGACTGAAGCTCCACAGCCACACTGCTGTTAGACACCATTATACATCTGCAGGATCAGAGAAAGAACCTTCAACAACATCTATTGCTGATGAAGTAAGACAATGACATATGAATATAAAGTCACCTTCACTGTCGAAGAGTCAGCTGGAACCTGCTGTGTCTCCGCTATGAGGGAGGATCAagtcagcagctctggagctcctatTTAAGATGGAGATCCAGGAGGAGGGTTCAGGTGTCCACTTGGAAACCAGTTGAGTGACAGATAGGGCGTGAACCACGAAGTTCAGATGTTTCTCAAATTAAACACACGAGGACACAACAAGCATCACTGCCCATGGCAGTGTTGTGAGTCACACTGGGTGCCATCTTtctgcattaaaaatgaaagacttTTGAACTAAGGTTGAGTAAGAGGAAGATAAGATTTCTTCTTAATGAACTCAAGGTCCAAGTGTCAGCAAGCAAGCAACAAACCGCCAAGAACCAAGAACCTGGTCTGGGTCAGGAATGGATAACAGACTCGTAGGAGCAGGGAGCCACAAGCCATCCTGCTGAAGGGATCCTTGTCTGGTGGTGTCACTTCAATGCAGGGATGCTTATTGGGGAGGCCGTTCAGAGGAACAAGGCCGCCATATTTTACTACACAATGAACATTGTCTGGGGCTTGAACTCAGTTCACATTCCTGCAGACTTATTCAGTGTCGGCTCCTTAGATTTACAGGGATATTGTTGCCATCACAGTGTACATTTTATATACATCTTTCACTTTGGCATTTTTTTAAGAGAGCCTTATTTTTTCATGCTTTCTGTGTATTGACGAATATGCGAATAAAAATATGCTTTTCAATAAGACGTCGAACACAGGTTTTTCAGGCTGTTTATTTACCTTCATCCACAGCAGCAACTTTAGCAGCAATATTGAACTTAAGCCAGGACgctgaaataataaaatctcacaCCAGCAGCACAGCAAGGTCATGAAGACAGTGATCCATGTTGTGgaattgtgtgtttatttagtgCAGTAAAGGAGTTGTGAATCTGGACAAGCACACATGCTTATTGCACCACCCCTGCTCCAAATCCAGGTCAGGTCTCCCTTATTCGACATCATCGTCTTGAAGAAGAATCCACATTGTAGCCCAGTCTTGGATGGCAGGAGTTAGCAACTTTACTGAATCCAAAATGTGTTCCAAATCCAACTAAAAACACTGTTATCACACTCAGGTGAGAACAGGTGTTGTGGCGTTCTGTCAGAGACAACCCTGTTTGAGTGTGGGTGTGAATTATCGGGGACATGGGAAGAAATCTGTACGATTAggtcataaaaaatatatatgcatcCACATCCTTCTGAGATTACATcatgtaaatttcattttttttacacggTTGTGTGAACGAAGCCATCATATGTTATGAATCACACAGCCCTGTTTCCCAGAATCAAGAGTGAGTATCTGGCTACCAGTTCCGAGCCGAGACGTGAGTTTTAACAGTGGACACTTTGAGTCGCCAGCCAAGATTGCTCAAGAGGACGGGTCGGATGGCGGCCTCTCTGAGACCATAGATTAGAGAACTCAAGCAATGGGGACAGATGAAAGAACAAACGTAAAGAACGTTCTTAATGCGAACCAAAGTTATACGTGACACTATCTTAAAAGTAGCCCTCAGCATCCCGCTGTGCATGGTGGACAGAAGACTCAGCCCTAGCTGGAACACATGTAGTGACATTGTGTCACGGATTTTTCTGGCTGACCTTTGTCTTTCTGAGGAGGACCTGGCAGCTAGAATGACTACAGCCAGACTGCCTACAATGATGGCACCCGTCGAAATGAACAGAAACAACCGGTACACTGTGTCAAACTGGGCCGCTTCCGGGAGCAGCCACAAGATGAGCGAGCCACAGGTGTCCTCCATCATGAGAGTCTCCAGCTCATGGAAGGGAAACTGGCACATTAACCCCACCCGTACCAGAAGAATCAAGCAGGAATAGCTCCAAACAAGACTAATAGCCCAGACTGTGGTCCTGATGGTGACGATGCTGGGGTGCCTGAGTGGGAAGCAAACAGCCACGTATCTCTCCATCGACATAACCACCAGCGTCAAAGGAGAGATGTTGGCGGCTAAACTGTTGATTGAAATCAAAAAACCACAGACGGGATACGTCAGCTGTATTCTCATCGACGCCAGGAGATACATGAGCTGGCCCATTGCCAAACTAAAAGTGTCAGCAAATAGACGGTTGAAGAGTAGAACGAAGCCAGACGTCTCTCGAAACACTGGCTTGCTCCGCAGCGTAAACAACATAATGACATTAACAGTGAAAAACGTGCAACTTGGAATAAAAGTCAGCGATGCGAGCAGGACTTTCTCCACGACGCCCTGATACTGTGAGCCCGTGGTGCTGTTGGATGTCATAGGTCCGATGGCAACAACTAATGCATGCTGTCTTCTGAtccaaaattatatttaaaatgctgAAAAATCTTGATAAAAAAACATGTGCGAGCAATGGGTGATACCGAAAAACATCCTGTTGAGATGTTGTGGAGGCCATACAGGTAGAGCAGGACTACATGGCTCCAgtctatttaaatgtttttccagcgGTCTGATCACCTCACTTCATCCCTCCCCAGAATCCCACCGGAGGGTTTCTTCGTGCGGCCTAAAGTCAACTTCTTAAAAAGTTCCTATATTTTGGTTAAGTACTGAGTTAAGACTCAAactaaatgaaattatttagattattatatatatatttagattactatatttcatatttcttttaCGTCAGCTGTGCTGCACTGTGAGAGCAGTACACCAGGTCAAAACTGTGACTTTATTATGCACAAGAGCATGAAAGACGGATGACACTCAGGACAGGACACAGCTCCGCATTGTGCACAGCAATGACTCACACCAGAGGCCTTGGCCACTTGCTTTATTATCGGATGgcttctccttgtttgtttgtgcatgtAAAATAGTGGCTTATAACATTTCATTATTGTGTGAATGCTCGACAGAGCATTAACTTTCTTGGACCTAGGTCCCAAAATTCCAAAGATATTCcctattgaaaatgaatgggagcAGGACTGAAAAAAGCCACAACTTCACTTCCACCTCTGTCACCCTCAAATCAAAAATCTGACCTAAGTCATATTGTTTGTCTTCAAATCAGCCTTAAGCAACCCAAGATTtggcaaaaagcagaaaatttgAGCCAAAAAAAATTCGACGACTGAGACGTCAGGAAACACCAGGGCaccaaaacatgaaaatctccagtGTTGTAGTCAGACTTGTCCTCCTTCCTATGATGACCTCAGAAATACTGTGGCACTTTCAGTATTTGGGCGAGACTCAATTACACGCAGCTAACACAAGACGTCTCATGTGCAGTGGCATATTCAGTCATTTAGGGGCCACAGTGCAAACCTGGTTGTGGGGCCCAAGGttgccactactactactactactactactactactactaataataataataataataataataataataataataataataataataaattaattaataaataaataaatagataaataaataataatttgtaataataatataatgttttACCTTTTTAATGGGGCATATTCCTATAGGAGCGTTATGGTTGACCTTGACATTGTAGTGTAGCTTTGAAAGTGAATTAGTTTTCGCACCTTAAGAGTTGTCATCTTTTTTAAAAGGGCACCAAAAGTGATAGGAGAATTGACTAAAAGGACGATTTCAGGCGCTGGAGCAAGACACACAATCTTACTTCTCCAATTTGAAACCCTCAGCAGTCAAGACAAAGTTTTCACCAGTGACATCACCAGGTACAAGTTTCAAACTAAGTTGTTTGGAGTGTCATGTTTGCTCAAACATTCTGTGTTTGAGTTCCCTCCGGCACTTGTTAAGACTCATTAATCATTCTGATGATTCTCTCAAGAGTTCAGTGAAGTTTGAAAGTCAACATTACATCATCTCCCAATGTGGTCATGCtcatgtgtgtgtcactgaaaacaCGAGCTATTTTTACCTATCAAAACAGtttcatcatgaagaagaaCCCAACAAACCAACTCCTGGGTTGAtgaggagagactcagaggaccAGTTACTTTATCTGCCTGTTCAAAACACATAAATTATTCAGCTGTTGTTCAGTAATGTTTGACGGTCACAAAAACATTTCGTCATCTTAAAGTTTGCTTCAAAGGGGTTGTTAGCTTATAAATCGAAATATTCAAAAGTAAACTCATGAAAAAACGTGATTTCTATGAGTAGATGTGTCACTGTTCTGTCAGGAGAGGGTTCAGGAAGCGAGGAGCCAAAACTTAAGTTTCTTAAATTGGCCAAACAAAGGCCTCAGGAACATGTTCAGGGGTAGATTTTGAGCAATTTGTCAGTGTCTGTTTGCCTGTTatttaccacattcattcagtcactcaTCAGTCAGAGTCTGGTGAAACACTACTATGAGATCTGATTATTTACAGCTCGAGTGAATCCACAGCAGAGATTAGACAAGAGGACGGGTCTGATGGTCTGGTCTCTGAGACCATAGATGAGGGAGCTTAGACATCTGGGGAGAAGAACAACCAACACATACATGACATTCATCATCCGGACAAAACTGATCCAGCTCATCACTTGAAAAAGAGCCACAGACACAGGAATGAATATTCTGGAGGAGAGACCGAGCACCAGCTggatcatgtgcagcagcagagtatTCTGAACTTTACGGACTGAATTTCTTTCCACTGAGGCCGACCTGGCTGTGATTAAGACTGCAATAAAAGTGGACGTCATGGTAAAacctgctgtggaaaacaacaagatGTTGTAGACTCAATCATATTCAGCAGCCACTGGAGACAAGACAACGACAAATGTATTACAAATTGCATTCATGTCCAGACTGTCCAGTTCTTCAAATGGAAACTCACACATCAGCACAACACGGATCAGAACATTGACACAAGAGAAAGCCCACACTAGagcgatggctgctgctgtggatctcaaggtgacgatggaggagtgtctgagaggaaaacacacagccacatatGTCTCTATAGACATCTCAGCCAGTGTGAGAGGAAAGATGTTGTCTGTTAGCATGGCATAGAGGATTAATCTGCCACAAACAGGATATGTTAAGAAAACTCTGCAGTTAGCCAGAATGTACAGGATCATCAAAATCAACATGTAGATGTAAGTAAAAATTAACAGAAAACACATATGGtaaaggaaaacacagcagacagagcagGATTAAACAACATCAGTACTTTTTAATTGTAGacataattcaataaaattCATTTCACTTTAAAGTGTTGTTGCACGTCACAAATATTACCAAGAAATCATGTTCCGTAAAGTATTTCAGGAGTCATCACTCAATTCACAGCAGAGACAGGGGTTTCAGTCTCAGTCTCACAAAAAGCTAAATCGTCTTAATGataagaatatttgtgtttctgtaGTATCTCATCCATTCATGTCATTAGATCTTGAAACGTGTCGCCTGCTTCAGTCCAAGCCTGCTGCCTAACAAAGGCCTCAGGAACATGTTCAGGGgtagattttgaacaatttgtcAGTGTCTGTTTGCCTGTTatttaccacattcattcagtcactcaTCAGTCAGAGTCTGGTGCAACACTACTATGAGATCTGAGTCTTTGCAGCTAGTTTGACTCCACAGCAGAGATTAGACAAGAGGACGGGTCTGATGGTCTGGTCTCTGAGACCATAGATGAGGGAGCTTAGACATCTGGGCAGAAGAACAACCAACACATACATGCCATTCATCATACGGACAAAACTGATCCAGCTCGTCACTTGAAAAAGAGCCACAGACACAGGAATGAATATTCTGTAGGAGAGACCGAGCACCAGTTggatcatgtgcagcagcagagtatTCTGAACTTTACGGACTGAATTTCTTTCCACTGAGGCCGACCTGGCTGTGATTAAGACTGCAATAAAAGTGGAGGTCACgataaaacctgctgtggaaaacaacaagagGTTGTAGACTCGATCATATTCAGCAGCCACTGGAACTatcaacacaacaaatgagTCACAAATCCTTGACATCTCCAGATTGTCCAGTTCTTCAAATGGAAACTGACACATCAGCACAACACTGATCAGAACATTGACAAAAGAGAA is a window from the Synchiropus splendidus isolate RoL2022-P1 chromosome 17, RoL_Sspl_1.0, whole genome shotgun sequence genome containing:
- the LOC128748088 gene encoding odorant receptor 131-2-like; the encoded protein is MVSNSSVAVELQSELERIMVSVFTGVPCAALLTINAIILFTLRSKQVFRETSRYVLLTNLLVADSLFMMITQSMYLMANSRVFLSYPVCGILVLYGTLTDSIFPLTLAVMSIERYVAVCFPLRHSSIVTMRSTAAAIALVWAFSCVNVLIRVVLMCQFPFEELDSLEMSRICDSFVVLTVPAAAKYRRVYNIFLFSVAGFTLTSTFIVVLNKARSASKDNSFARNAQSTMLLHMIQLILGLSSSIFYPVSVALYEVMSWISFVRMMNVTYVLVILLPRCLSSLIYGLRDQTIRPVLLLNLCCGLKLTGKTRFSP
- the LOC128748089 gene encoding odorant receptor 131-2-like, whose product is MTSNSTTGSQYQGVVEKVLLASLTFIPSCTFFTVNVIMLFTLRSKPVFRETSGFVLLFNRLFADTFSLAMGQLMYLLASMRIQLTYPVCGFLISINSLAANISPLTLVVMSMERYVAVCFPLRHPSIVTIRTTVWAISLVWSYSCLILLVRVGLMCQFPFHELETLMMEDTCGSLILWLLPEAAQFDTVYRLFLFISTGAIIVGSLAVVILAARSSSERQRSARKIRDTMSLHVFQLGLSLLSTMHSGMLRATFKIVSRITLVRIKNVLYVCSFICPHCLSSLIYGLREAAIRPVLLSNLGWRLKVSTVKTHVSARNW
- the LOC128748090 gene encoding odorant receptor 131-2-like; protein product: MVSNSSVAVELQSELERIMVSVFTGVPCVVLLTINGIILFTLRSKQVFRETSRYVLLTNLLVADSLFMMMSQILYILANSRAFLTYPVCGTLILYAMLTESVFPLTLAVMSIERYVAVCFPFRHSSIVTMRSTAAAIAVVWAFSFVNVLISVVLMCQFPFEELDNLEMSRICDSFVVLIVPVAAEYDRVYNLLLFSTAGFIVTSTFIAVLITARSASVERNSVRKVQNTLLLHMIQLVLGLSYRIFIPVSVALFQVTSWISFVRMMNGMYVLVVLLPRCLSSLIYGLRDQTIRPVLLSNLCCGVKLAAKTQIS